Proteins encoded within one genomic window of Brachybacterium sp. P6-10-X1:
- a CDS encoding BCCT family transporter, which translates to MNEDENEDEHAARRRDRDRAGRPDRPSGNPLASIDYSRPRYPHDIHPALVPGIAIDEQRRRYGVDKIILGVAGALTVAFVIWGVVNPASVGEVADAAYAWTMTHLGWLFNAVATVVLVALLILAFSRYGKIPLGKDGEKPEFSTFSWVAMLFAAGLGIGVMFWGPSEPLTYFITPPPLTNEPETVEALHQALAQTYYHWGFHAWAMYALVGGAVAYAAYRRGRSLLMSSIFERLFGKRHTDGWAGQLVDIFAIIATLFGTAAALGIAVLQIGEGVVIVSGASELTNTVMVLIIGVLSVGFVISAVSGVSRGIRYLSNINIVLTIGFAGLLFILGPTLFLLNLLPSAVMEYIGSLFEMMARSASWGSETLDFQSAWTVYYWAWWISWSPFVGVFIARISRGRTIRQFVLGVILIPSSLLFVAYGIMGGTAISMYRDGNLGEMDSVNPAQVLFSMVENLPLSGLFPVLIMAILSIFFITAADSASVVMGILTTRGSQSPPKLVVVFWGLVMGGIALVMLLLGDETALEGLQSLVIITAVPFAVVMLLIIVAWFRELRTDPHTLRQQYAEVAVSNAVVDGVDRYDDDFSLQVIRTEPGEGAGADVDSTHEDYTDWYQRTDEEGEPVGFDFATGQWADGWNPETGETETVDPDAGNGSSSLEGEPEAPTKS; encoded by the coding sequence ATGAACGAGGACGAGAACGAGGACGAGCACGCCGCCCGGAGACGGGACCGAGATCGGGCAGGACGCCCCGATCGACCGTCCGGCAACCCGCTGGCGAGCATCGACTACTCGCGGCCGAGATATCCGCACGACATCCACCCGGCCCTGGTACCCGGGATCGCGATCGACGAGCAGCGCCGCCGCTACGGCGTCGACAAGATCATCCTCGGGGTGGCCGGCGCGCTGACCGTGGCGTTCGTGATCTGGGGCGTCGTGAACCCGGCGAGCGTCGGCGAGGTCGCCGACGCCGCGTACGCCTGGACCATGACCCATCTCGGCTGGCTGTTCAACGCGGTCGCCACCGTGGTGCTGGTCGCCCTGCTGATCCTCGCCTTCTCCCGGTACGGCAAGATCCCGCTGGGCAAGGACGGGGAGAAGCCGGAGTTCTCCACCTTCTCCTGGGTCGCGATGCTGTTCGCCGCCGGCCTCGGCATCGGCGTGATGTTCTGGGGCCCCTCGGAGCCGCTGACCTACTTCATCACCCCGCCGCCGCTGACCAACGAGCCCGAGACCGTCGAGGCCCTGCACCAGGCGCTCGCCCAGACCTACTACCACTGGGGCTTCCACGCCTGGGCGATGTACGCCCTGGTGGGCGGCGCCGTCGCCTACGCCGCCTATCGGCGCGGACGATCGTTGCTGATGTCCTCGATCTTCGAGCGACTCTTCGGCAAGCGGCACACCGATGGTTGGGCCGGGCAGCTGGTGGACATCTTCGCGATCATCGCGACCCTGTTCGGCACCGCTGCCGCGCTCGGCATCGCGGTGCTGCAGATCGGCGAGGGCGTGGTGATCGTCTCCGGTGCGTCCGAACTGACCAATACGGTGATGGTCCTGATCATCGGCGTGCTCTCGGTGGGCTTCGTGATCTCTGCCGTCTCCGGCGTCTCCCGCGGCATCCGCTATCTCTCCAACATCAACATCGTGCTCACGATCGGCTTCGCCGGGCTGCTGTTCATCCTGGGGCCCACGCTGTTCCTGCTGAACCTGCTGCCGTCGGCCGTCATGGAGTACATCGGATCACTGTTCGAGATGATGGCGCGCTCCGCCTCCTGGGGCTCGGAGACCCTGGACTTCCAGTCCGCCTGGACCGTCTACTACTGGGCCTGGTGGATCTCCTGGTCGCCCTTCGTGGGCGTCTTCATCGCCCGCATCTCCCGCGGCCGCACGATCCGCCAGTTCGTGCTCGGCGTCATCCTGATCCCCTCCTCGCTGCTGTTCGTGGCCTACGGGATCATGGGCGGCACCGCGATCTCGATGTATCGCGACGGGAACCTCGGCGAGATGGACTCGGTGAACCCGGCCCAGGTGCTGTTCTCGATGGTGGAGAACCTGCCGTTGTCCGGGCTGTTCCCGGTCCTGATCATGGCCATCCTGTCGATCTTCTTCATCACCGCCGCGGACTCCGCCTCGGTGGTGATGGGCATCCTCACCACCCGGGGCAGTCAGAGCCCGCCGAAGCTGGTGGTGGTGTTCTGGGGCCTGGTGATGGGCGGCATCGCCCTGGTGATGCTGCTGCTGGGTGACGAGACCGCGCTCGAGGGACTGCAGTCGCTGGTGATCATCACCGCGGTGCCCTTCGCCGTCGTGATGCTGCTGATCATCGTCGCGTGGTTCCGTGAGCTGCGCACCGATCCGCACACCCTGCGCCAGCAGTACGCCGAGGTCGCCGTGAGCAATGCTGTGGTCGACGGCGTGGACCGCTACGACGACGACTTCAGCCTGCAGGTGATCCGCACCGAGCCCGGTGAGGGCGCCGGCGCCGATGTCGACTCCACCCACGAGGACTACACCGACTGGTATCAGCGCACCGACGAGGAGGGCGAACCGGTCGGCTTCGACTTCGCGACCGGGCAGTGGGCCGACGGCTGGAACCCGGAGACCGGCGAGACCGAGACCGTCGACCCGGACGCGGGGAACGGGTCCTCCTCGCTCGAGGGTGAGCCCGAGGCACCGACGAAGAGCTGA
- a CDS encoding flavin reductase family protein codes for MLSDTTLREAFSHFPQGVVLVAAEIDGSPHGLVASTFTVGVSLDPPLVSLAVQHSSQTWPLLAGRPVLGVSLLGREQSGVARQLASTSRENRFSGIGREVDENGALTLQDAPASMATQIYGTTGAGDHDLVLLEVLSVHSIPGAQAMVFHRSAFKELSARDLPA; via the coding sequence ATGCTGTCCGATACCACGCTGCGCGAGGCGTTCTCCCATTTCCCGCAGGGTGTGGTCCTCGTCGCGGCGGAGATCGACGGGTCCCCGCACGGACTGGTGGCCTCGACCTTCACGGTGGGCGTCTCCCTGGATCCGCCGCTGGTCTCGTTGGCCGTCCAGCACTCCTCGCAGACCTGGCCGCTGCTGGCCGGACGCCCCGTGCTGGGGGTCTCCCTGCTGGGGCGCGAGCAGTCCGGCGTCGCCCGCCAGCTGGCGTCGACGAGCCGGGAGAACCGCTTCTCCGGGATCGGCCGCGAGGTCGACGAGAACGGAGCGCTGACGCTGCAGGACGCCCCGGCATCGATGGCCACGCAGATCTACGGCACCACGGGCGCCGGGGACCACGACCTGGTGCTGCTGGAGGTGCTCTCAGTCCACAGCATCCCGGGCGCTCAGGCGATGGTGTTCCACCGCAGCGCCTTCAAGGAACTGTCCGCACGGGATCTGCCGGCGTGA
- a CDS encoding SDR family oxidoreductase gives MSLHAGRTYVVTGADSGIGASAARTLGARGGRVIRCGRGPEVDVRVDLADDAGRDELVREIARRARGGVDGLVLVTGPISASERTVHEDYFGTLAVLAGLRVLLRRKRSPRVVVVTSASSLTAGDGDVISACLRGDEELAGAAAEVAVASGRGGELSRSAAIALNRWVRQSATAEEWAGTGVVVNVVAPGLVETDAAREVMLADQDQLNVLRTALPQPLGLPGPIQAVADAIAWMVSEENSFMAGQIVFVDGGADAALRSDRPYADGARYGPLAMGRMMYWSLRAKARPWLELRKGRLGR, from the coding sequence ATGTCCCTCCATGCGGGTCGCACCTACGTCGTCACCGGGGCGGACAGCGGCATCGGAGCCTCCGCCGCGCGCACGCTCGGCGCCCGCGGGGGTCGTGTGATCCGCTGCGGTCGCGGTCCCGAGGTCGACGTGCGCGTGGACCTGGCGGACGATGCCGGGCGCGATGAGCTGGTCCGGGAGATCGCGCGCCGGGCTCGCGGCGGAGTCGACGGACTGGTGCTGGTCACGGGCCCGATCTCCGCCTCGGAGCGGACGGTGCATGAGGACTACTTCGGGACGCTCGCCGTGCTGGCCGGGCTGCGGGTGCTGCTGCGGCGGAAGCGGTCCCCGCGCGTCGTGGTCGTCACCTCTGCGTCCTCGCTCACCGCCGGGGACGGAGACGTCATCAGCGCCTGTCTGCGCGGGGACGAGGAGCTGGCGGGAGCGGCCGCCGAGGTGGCGGTCGCGAGCGGCCGCGGCGGCGAGCTGTCCCGATCGGCGGCGATCGCGCTGAACCGGTGGGTGCGCCAATCGGCGACCGCCGAGGAATGGGCGGGAACCGGGGTGGTCGTCAACGTGGTCGCCCCGGGCCTGGTGGAGACCGACGCCGCCCGCGAGGTGATGCTCGCCGATCAGGACCAGCTGAACGTGCTGCGCACGGCGCTCCCCCAGCCGCTCGGTCTGCCCGGTCCGATCCAGGCGGTGGCCGATGCGATCGCCTGGATGGTCAGCGAGGAGAACTCGTTCATGGCTGGGCAGATCGTGTTCGTCGACGGCGGGGCCGACGCGGCGCTGCGCTCCGATCGGCCCTATGCCGACGGAGCCCGCTACGGGCCCCTGGCCATGGGCCGGATGATGTACTGGTCGCTGCGGGCGAAGGCCCGGCCCTGGCTGGAGCTTCGCAAAGGTCGGCTGGGCCGATGA
- a CDS encoding phosphotransferase enzyme family protein yields the protein MTALEDSATQLATDLGLELASPLPARSNQAWRARSRGDELVLRCHHDLLEIGGTQLGRGLSWQAEVRELANAAGWPTPRPRRAPFRHAGRWWTLEEFLPGRSRRTSAAERARLLADWHATTFPRERLGPCPGAPDRLAILTAADAAEVLGRCADPEDRRWLLRRLEQAAARAEDIDWSASRTVVVHGDLTDWNLLWTGDRLTGLLDLELATVDRRVADLVLTWRCRHDDLLMALDRIDPLTADEWRMLLVDWWAQLLTLAAFHLRRGRQPDRWELDGLRRESPLSRLLVRGERPGHAG from the coding sequence ATGACTGCCCTCGAGGACTCGGCGACGCAGCTGGCGACCGACCTCGGTCTCGAGCTGGCCTCCCCGCTGCCCGCCCGCAGCAACCAGGCCTGGCGGGCACGGAGCAGGGGCGACGAGCTCGTCCTGCGCTGTCATCACGATCTGTTGGAGATCGGTGGGACGCAGCTGGGCCGCGGGCTCTCCTGGCAGGCGGAGGTGCGTGAACTCGCCAACGCGGCCGGGTGGCCGACGCCGCGGCCCCGCAGGGCCCCGTTCCGACATGCCGGCCGCTGGTGGACCCTCGAGGAGTTCCTGCCGGGACGATCCCGTCGCACGAGCGCAGCGGAGCGCGCGCGACTCCTGGCCGACTGGCACGCCACGACGTTCCCGCGGGAACGCCTGGGACCGTGCCCGGGCGCCCCGGACCGTCTCGCGATCCTCACGGCCGCGGACGCTGCGGAGGTGCTGGGCCGGTGCGCCGACCCGGAGGATCGTCGCTGGCTGCTGCGCCGTCTCGAGCAGGCCGCGGCGAGGGCGGAGGACATCGACTGGTCGGCGTCACGGACCGTCGTGGTGCACGGTGATCTCACCGACTGGAACCTGCTGTGGACCGGGGATCGGCTGACGGGACTGCTCGACCTGGAGCTCGCCACCGTCGACCGGCGGGTCGCCGATCTGGTGCTGACCTGGCGCTGCCGGCACGACGACCTCCTGATGGCCCTGGATCGGATCGATCCGCTCACCGCCGACGAGTGGCGGATGCTGCTGGTGGACTGGTGGGCGCAGCTGCTCACGCTCGCCGCCTTCCACCTCCGCCGGGGTCGCCAACCCGACCGCTGGGAGCTCGACGGTCTGCGGCGGGAGTCCCCACTCTCGCGACTGCTGGTGCGCGGTGAGCGGCCCGGCCACGCGGGATGA
- the arfB gene encoding alternative ribosome rescue aminoacyl-tRNA hydrolase ArfB: MDDLLVTSGPGAPRGLRIPASELTEQFTHASGPGGQGVNTADSKVQLSLDLATTTALDEEQRSRALSHLDPRLAGTVLSISAEENRSQRRNRVAARERLAALLREAVAPPRPRRPTKPTRGSQRRRLEAKRQRARTKQNRRRPGPE, from the coding sequence ATGGATGATCTGCTGGTGACCTCGGGGCCCGGGGCACCCCGTGGGCTCCGCATCCCGGCGAGCGAGCTCACCGAGCAGTTCACCCATGCCTCCGGCCCCGGGGGTCAGGGCGTGAACACCGCCGACTCGAAGGTGCAGCTGAGCCTGGATCTGGCCACCACCACCGCCCTGGACGAGGAGCAGCGATCCCGAGCCCTCTCCCATCTCGACCCGCGCCTCGCCGGCACCGTGCTGAGCATCAGTGCCGAGGAGAACCGCTCCCAGCGCCGCAACCGGGTGGCCGCCCGCGAGCGGCTCGCGGCGCTGCTGCGCGAGGCCGTCGCTCCGCCGCGGCCGCGTCGGCCGACGAAACCGACGCGGGGCTCGCAGCGTCGGCGGCTGGAGGCCAAGCGGCAGCGAGCGCGGACCAAGCAGAACCGTCGGCGCCCCGGGCCCGAGTGA
- a CDS encoding DUF488 domain-containing protein: protein MNISVKRVYDEAGHNDGTRVLVDRVWPRGVSKEDAQLDDWNKDVAPSSDLRTWFGHDPDKFEEFSRRYREELETDEGREALQRLRDAPTGKRLTLLTATKDIEHSQVAVLQDLLGE, encoded by the coding sequence ATGAACATCTCAGTCAAGCGCGTGTACGACGAGGCCGGGCACAACGACGGCACCCGAGTCCTGGTGGACCGGGTGTGGCCGCGAGGGGTGAGCAAGGAGGACGCCCAGCTCGACGACTGGAACAAGGACGTCGCACCGTCCTCCGACCTGCGCACGTGGTTCGGCCACGATCCGGACAAGTTCGAGGAGTTCTCCCGCCGCTACCGCGAGGAGCTGGAGACCGACGAGGGTCGCGAGGCGCTGCAGCGGCTGCGGGACGCACCCACCGGGAAGCGGCTGACGCTGCTGACGGCCACGAAGGACATCGAGCACAGCCAGGTCGCCGTGCTGCAGGATCTGCTCGGCGAGTAG